The Pygocentrus nattereri isolate fPygNat1 chromosome 1, fPygNat1.pri, whole genome shotgun sequence genome window below encodes:
- the cdkn1d gene encoding cyclin-dependent kinase inhibitor 1D, translated as MAMTSSQLGHCELEGGEEDVKLRAAAVRRNLFGPVDHQQLHQDFQRLLCMSMEVAKQRWNFDFQSELPAAGAVEWEELRWQDVPAFYRSCVVRAGTIRRRLEAPVNPSGSLGCSSVAVSGEEYLELRARAAFRGVKLEKRMSAPLGVKHRQATITDFFTVKKRRFLHHKGASRQ; from the exons ATGGCTATGACTTCGTCTCAGTTGGGTCACTGTGAGCTGGAAGGTGGGGAGGAGGATGTGAAGCTGCGGGCGGCGGCCGTCCGGCGGAACCTCTTTGGCCCAGTTGATCACCAGCAGCTCCACCAGGACTTCCAGAGGCTGCTGTGCATGAGCATGGAGGTGGCCAAACAGCGCTGGAACTTCGACTTCCAGAGCGAGCTGCCGGCGGCCGGAGCGGTGGAGTGGGAGGAGCTGCGCTGGCAGGATGTCCCGGCATTTTACCGCAGCTGCGTGGTGCGTGCAGGAACGATCAGACGCAGACTGGAGGCGCCAGTGAACCCCAGTGGATCTCTGGGCTGCTCTTCAGTGGCTGTGAGCGGAGAGGAATACCTGGAGCTGAGGGCCAGAGCAGCATTCAGAGGAGTCAAGCTGGAGAAGAGAATGTCAGCACCTCTGGGGGTCAAACACAGACAGGCCACCATcacag aCTTCTTCACTGTGAAGAAGAGGAGGTTTCTTCATCACAAAGGAGCTTCGAGGCAGTAA